In Vicinamibacteria bacterium, the genomic window GGAGATCGTTTCCAGGCCACGGTTATAGACCCAGCGCGCGGCCCCGAACTCACGGGCCAGCCGGCGCTGCTGCCGCGGCGTCGGGTACGCCCGGAACCGGTAGGCGCAAATCGCCACTCTCGTGCTCAGCCTTCATCAAGAAGGCGCACCGGGCCTCTGCTCTCCCAACCGGCCCGGGCGCGTCCCTCGCCAACTCCGAAGCATTACACTAGAGGTGGTCAGGCGAGGTCCAAGGAGTGCAAGAGGGGCTGGCAGTGAATTCGTGGAATCTCATTGATGGGGGGGGAAAAGGACGGGCAGTCCACGATTTCCCGGTTCTTCCCCACTTTCTGTGTTCGGAAGCCTTCTCCAGCATGCGCCATGATCCCTGGGAGCACAGGGTTTAGAGGGAATGTGAACCGCTTTAACTACAAACTAAGGGGGCTGTGACCTTCTAGTCCACGATTAAACTGCACGTCGATAACAGGGCTCGGAACGAGTAGATGACCACGACCCCGGCCTTCCTGACGCCTCCCCTTCTTCCGAGCTTGGCCGAGCTCAGGCGGGGGGGCGCAAAGCGGGTGCGCGGGGGGGTGTGCCGTGGGGTGGCACAGCCGCGTCACGCCTAGGGAACTGAGATGGGGGTCTTGGGGCACCGGGGCGGACCCCGGGTGCATGAGGACGAGTCGGTGGGTACCAGGGGATCGCCTGCCCCGGCCGGTTCGCCGCGAGGAAATGGCCGCGCGGACGGTGGCAGCCGATTACGGGCGACCTCGCCCCCCTGGACTACGAGACGGAGCGCGGCGAGGAGGGCGCGAAGATGGGAACTCCCTTGATGAACCAGCTGCTCGACGAGGCGGTCCAGTGCTGCGCCGAGCTAGCGGCGCGGGCGGCTGCCGGGGTCTCGGCGGCGCACGAAGTCCTGGAGCAGGCTCAGGCTCTCGGCACTCGAGCAGTGGAGGCGACGGAACGGCTGCATCACGAGTACACCGAGGCCATCGCCGCCGTCCGCCGGACGGGCCAGCAGTCCGGTCACGCCGCAGACATCACCGCCCAGGAGCTCAACTCGGTCACACCGGAGGCGATCAAGGCGGCGACGGCGGTGAAGGACATGCTGGTCGCGATGGAGGGTGAGGCGTCTAACCTGGCCGAGGCGCGCTCCCGGGGGTTCCACGACCTCCAAGGGTCAGCGCTCGAGGCGGAGAACGGCTTCCATTCCCTCGCCGCCCAAGTGCACGCGTTCGAGGAGCACATGAACGCACGGCTTGACGAGGCGAAGCAGGAATTAAGCCACTTCCAGGGGATGGTCGACGATGCCACCAAGGCGATCGAGAAAGCCCACCAGAGCCTGTACGAGACGCTCGACGACCTTGGCCACTCGGCCCACAAGGTGACGAGCATCACAGCACACGGCCTCGAGCAGATGCTGGCGGCGGTGGCCAACGGGTTCGTTGACTACTCTAACAACGCGATCGAAAGCCACAACGACCTCGTGGATGCCGTGCGCCATAGCTACCTGGACGAGTCGAAGAGTGAACCCGATCCGGCCTCGACCTACCTCACGGGGGCGTTCGATGAGGCGCGTGACGCAATGGGGCGCCTGCAAGCCATGCAGGAGCCCGCCGCCCACTCCGAGTTGCAGTCTGCCACCGACGCCATCCTCCAAGAGGGCGAGAAGGCAGTGGCCGAACTGGGCGAGGTCGCCCAGACGCTCAGTCACTCCGCCGACGTCGCCACGGTCTGATGCCGATCGAGGAACCGGCGGAGAAGATTCAGGCCTTCTGCGAGCTTCTGCGCACAAGCAATCCGGTGCTGGAATCGGGGGCGGCGGACTTGGGGCGCCTAGCTCACGACCTGGGCGATACGGAGTCGAGGCTTTCGCTGGACATCGCCGCCCTGGCCACGGAGTTGGACGCCCTGCAGAAGGAGGTGGAGGCGTCGGGGCTGGCTATCGAGAAGGCCTGCTCAGACCTGGGCCAGGCCGCGGAACAAGCGAAGACCTCCGTACTGGGCGACCTTGAGAAGGCCGCCGCCACCCTCGAGGGCCAGTGGAGCCCGCAGCTCAAGGAGAAGGCGATGGGACTGGAATCGGTGTTCCAGGAAATGAAGAGCTCAGGCTGGGAGCCGCTGACCTCGGCCCTGGCCCACGAGCACGCCGAGTTTGAGAAGTGGACCCAGGTTGTAGACGAGGTCCTCCCCGGGCTCGCGCATCTCTTCAGCACCTTGGCGGGTGACGTCGAGCACGCGGCCCGAGACGCCACCGAGGCGGGACACGATCTGAGCGGGCCGCCGCTCATGGACCACGCCTATTGGAACGACCCCGAGTCCGAGGCGGAGAAAGTGACGCACGAGACCATTCCCAGGTTTCGGGGCGAAGAGCCGGACGCGAGCCGGGAGTTGGCCGGTCTGCGTGACCAGCTCGTGTCGGCTGTGGGTGAGGACGGCAACCACGTGCGCGGACAAGTGGACCTCACTACGCGACAGCTTGCCGCGGCCGTCGACGCCCAAGCCAGCGAACTGAATCAGGCACTAGGACGGACCAAGGAGGCGTTGGCGAGGCTCCAGCTCGAGTTCGAGCGAAGCACGGTTCAGGCGGACGAGGCCAAGCCGGACGTCCAAAGCCTTTCGGATCTGGCTAACAAGGTGCCCGAGGCGGAGGCAATGCTGCAGCGAATCCGGGCAGCCACGGAGGCGATGGCGGAATGAGCCTCAAGGAAGATCTGCAGACGGTGTCGGACACCGTGCCCCTACTCGCCAACAAGGTGGCCGAGGTGCTGCACGGTGCGGAGGCCCTGAGGACGGCGGCGCAGGAGCTGCTGGACGAGGTCGATTCCGAGCGGGATGAGGCAGCCACGGAGCTGACGGCACTTCGCGACGCACTGCCCCAGATTGCCACCCAGATCGAGGCGGATGAAAAGCGCCTCGAGGAGGCGGGCACCACGGTGACCGAGGCCTGGCAAGAAGCCACCCCGGAGCATGAGGAACAGGTCGCAAGCCGGGTGGATGAGGTGATAGATGAAGTGCACAAGCTGCACGAAATATTGGCCGAGGCGGGAGCAAAGGTCGGCCAATCACAGACCGTGGGGGAGGCGGCACTGGCGCGGCTCCGCCACGATGCCGAAGAAGCGAACGAACGGCTCCACCAGGCTTTGCAGGCCATGCAGGAGGAGGTGAACAGCTTCCACAGCTCCGCCGAGGCAGCTAAGCAGCGGCTTACCACGGCGGCGCAGGCTCTGTTGACACGTCTGCTCGCGATCAGTTCGGAGGCACAGTCAGGGGCGCAGGAAGCCATGGGGGCCTTCCACGCCAAGGGAAGCGCTTACAGGGATGGGGCGCAGGCTTTCCTCTCCAGGCTCAGCCAGCAGCTCATGGACAAGGTGGACGGAGCGGGCGAGCAGGTCGAGCACGACCTCACCACGCCTGTCGTAGAGGCGGCGGGAATACTGGGTAGCGAGCTGGATCGACTCGCAGCCGCGGCCAGCAAAGGGGAGGATACTCTGGCCAAGCACGAGCAGGACCTCGGTGCGGCCCTGGGCCGGGCCAAGGGCGAAATGGAGCCCATGCGGGCCGCCATAGGGCAGATCCAGGAAGCCGCACGCAAGCTCGGGGTGGAGCAATCGGTGGCAAATCCATGAGTGATCTCGAGACCGCGGCCCACGAGGCCGCGACCCAACTCCAGCCCCTGATCCAGTCACTATCCGAAGCCCAGAGGGAGTGTCAGGAGGCGATCCACCATCTCGAAGGCCTGGGTGGGCGGCTGACCGGGGACAGGCGCGCGCTGCACGACATCGTGGATGCCATGCGGAAGGACGCAGAACAGACCGAGCAGATGCTTTCCGACCAAGCGTCGGATGCTACGACGAACCTAAGTCGAGTGGCGGAGGCCGTAGACAGCGCCGTCAAAGAGTGGGAGAAGACGCTGGGCAGGGAAGACGCGGCTCTGACCGGCGGCTCCAGACTTCTCTCCGAACTGGGTCAACGGGTCAAGGACCTGGCTGAAGCAGCGGAAGCTTCCAGTCACGCCACCCTGGAGTGGGCCAATTCCGTCAGCCAGCACCTCGAAGAGGCGGTCGCGGCTGTGGAGCAGGTCGTCGGGGGGGGCCTAAGAACGATGGTCGCCGACTGGAAGCGGCAGGTCGAGGAATCGGTGACTCGGCTGGTGGACTATTTCGAGAAGGACTGTGAGGGGCTGCTCAACGGCAGGGAGGCGGATTGGAGGAGCAAGGTCGCGCAACTCCATGATCTCCTTGACCATGCCTTCGAAGGCATAGCGCCACACGAGCAGGAGATCGCATCCTACACCGTCGAGAAATGGGGCCAGCTGATGGACGCACAGCTGGCCTCCTCCCACAAGGAGGCCCAGGCGTTGACCGATGTCCTGGCCAGCTTGGGCCAATCGGCGGCCAACTACGAGGGCGAATTGAAAGCGGCCTCCGACATGATCGGGGAGCAGCAGCAACAAGCGGCCCAGAGCGCGGCCAAGCTCGAGCAGGGGTTGTTCGATACGCGTGGCCATTGGGCGACATACAACATCACCGGCTGAGGAGGAGCCCCCCGAACCCATGAGCGCACCTGACTTCGAGTTGCATCCGATCGAGGCACCCTTCGAGGTCCCCCACCTCGATCCCACGACTCCCCCTGGCGATCCCGTTGCCCAAGACGGCGGAGTACTTGTTCCGCCCGCGGCGGGCGCGGACGCCTCGCCGACCTACATTTCGCAGGCGGTGCTGGAAGCCGATACCAAGCTGGCGAGCTCCCTCCTCAACCTCGTTCCCGTGGTCGGGGAGGTCAAGGGTGTGATCGAAGCCTTCACGGGCAAGGACCTCATCACCGGCGAGCATAAGGTGTGGTGGGAACGCGGGCTGAACATTGCCGCCCTCGCTGAAGCGGAGGAGGGGCCGGCCATCGTTGTTAAGGTCGTCGAGACCATCCACGTCGTCCACGAGCTCGTCCATGTCGCACATGTCGGGATCGACATCTACGAGCTGAACGAGGCGGCGGAGCGATCGGGGGAGGGGAAGGACGGAGGCGTCGGGGAGGGCACCGGCCAGGGGGATCTCGGCGGCCTCAATCCACCGCCTTCACTCCCGCACTGAACAACAAAACGCGCCTCCTTGGTCGCCGACGACCCTATGATCGGAGTCGGCGTCCTGAGTGTGCCGTTCACGCTTCCCGCGGCGTCCGCCAAACGTCGGCGGGGGTCTCGACGCTCCACGTGCTTAACCTCCGGCCCTCCTGGCCGTAGCGCCCGTCATGTGGGCGAGTCAGGATGCCACGCTACCACGAACCGACGCCGAGTCAGGTCCGATAGCCTTGGGCGGCCTCTGCTCGGTCGCAACCGGCTGCCGGGGGTCGCGTTTGGTCAAGCGCCCCAAGGGAGGGTGCGCCGTCACGGATGCGGATGCGAACGAAGAACCGACCGGATTCTAGCCCACAAGCGCTGAGCGGTAGACGCTCCCTTCGCATCACCATACGAAGGCCGGCCCCGGCCGGTACCTCAGCCTAAGCACAGTCAGGTTCGAACGGGCCCAAACCGAGGCGCTCGACGGACTTGCCCGCTCCGGACCCCTTTGCCGACTCCGCCGCCCAGACCGGCCATGGCGGAGAGCCGCGGGGATTCGATCTGAAGAATGGTCATCTGGGACGGCCCGCGAAGGTCCCAGGGTGAGGGGGATCGGCTTAACAGCCTCGTTCGTGCCGGTCAACCATGGCGACGGGGTGAGGCTCTCCTGCAGACCTCCTGACTCGCTGGCAAATCGACTTGGTTCTTAGGCCCGGATCAGGTTGCCCCTCCCTGGCGGCCTCCGGGGATGGCTGGTAGACTGTCCCACTAGTCGTGGCGCGCCGGCTGTGACTCCTTCGCCGTGACTGCCCTGTGCCCCGAGGCGGCACAAGCGGGGACTTGGCTGGCTTCCGTGGGGTCAAGGCAATGCGTCCTGCCGCCAGGACCGCTTTCGTCGGCCGCTCAATCGAGCTCAACCAGCTGATGCGCATGCTCGGTGCCGCCAGGCATGGTGAGGGTCAGGTCGCGCTCATCGAAGGGCCGGCTGGGATCGGCAAGACCCGTCTGGCCGAGGAGATCGTGATGCGTGCCCAGCGGCGCGGAGCACGGGTCGCGATCGGACGATGCTGGGAAGACGGCGAGGCGCCACCGTTGTGGCCGTGGCTCAACATCTTGCGCGACCTCCGGGCCCCCGATGGCCTTCTCGAGGAGCGTGAAGGTGACGCTTCGCGCGGGAGGTTCTCCAGATTCTTAGCCGTCCTCGAGTTTTTTCAACTGGCCCCCCGCAACGCTCCCTTCGTGATCGTTTTGGACGACGTGAATGTCGCCGACTCCGTGACCCTCCTCCTGGCTCGGTTTCTTGCTCGCGAGCGGCGAAGAGTCCCCCTCCTGATGCTCCTGACGCGGCGGGACCAGGGGCCGCCGCAGTCGAAGGAAGTCCTGGAGCTGCTCTCGGAGCTGGGTCGTGACGCGATGGTGATCACCCTGCCCGCCCTCTCCGAGGATGCGATCAGAAGCTACTTCTCCGCGTCCGGGCTCACCCCCCCCGAACCGCAGCTCCTGCGCTGCGTAGCTACCGTGACCAAGGGCAATCCCCTTCACCTCCGCAGCCTCACGCTCCGGAGCGAGCTTGACGCAGGCGGTGTGGTGGGCGGGGTGGACCACGTGGTGGGCGCGCTCCTCGAAGGGCTCAGTCCTGAGGACCGAAAACTCCTGGCCTTGGCCGCGCTGCTCGGTCCAGACGTGTCTGCCCACGAGGTGGCGCGGTTGGCCATGTCGTCGCCCGCCGAGGCGGCGGAGTTGCTGGCAAAGGCCACCAAGCTCGGTCTGGTCACGGAACTGGAGAGCGGCCGCTTTGGCTTTCTGCACGACCTCTTCCGTCAGACGGCAATGTCCACACTCCTTGAGAAAGACCGCCTCGACGCCCACGCCCGCGCCACCGTTCTCCTGAGCGGTCACGAGCCCGTGAAGATGTTGCGCCGAGTGCACCATGCCCTGGCCGCCGCCAGCCGCTCGCTGGCGGACGCCAGCACCGCGGTCGCGATCGCCCGCGAAGCGGCGCGAACACTGCGGGCGACCGATGGTTTCGAACCGGCAGCCGCGCTCCTTGGGCGCGCAGTCGAGATCCACGACGACGCCGGGCTCACAAATCCGGCCGCGGAACTCGTGGTGGAGCGGGCGGAGTCGGTCCTGGCCTGTGGCCGGCTGGCCGAAGCTCGTCCGCTTTTTCAGCAGGCGGCGCGAGTGGCGGGGGCAGAGAAGAATTCGGTTGCCCTTGCCCGCGCCGCTCTGGGCCTGGGTGGAGTGTGGGTGGGTGAGCACCGGCTCGCGGACGACGGGGAGCGGGTGCGGGCATTGCAACGGGGCGCCCTCGAAGGCTTGCCTCTGCAGGAGACCGCCCTGCGTACCCGTCTGGCCGCTCGGCTGGCGGCCGAGGAGGCCTACCGCGGCGGCTCGGTGGCACCGGTCCTGGAGGTCGTGGAGGCGGCGCGGGGCACCGGCGACAGTCACGCTCTCGCCGAAGCACTGTCTCTGTGTCATCACGCATTGCTGACCCCTGAGCACACCTGGTGCCGCCCAGCCTTGGCCAACGAGCTGATCGCGGCCGCGGCCGCGGCTGGAGATGGACTGCTCTCGCTGGTCGGCCTCTGCTGGCGCACGGTGGACCTCTTCCTGCTCGGAGATCCGAGTGCCGGCATAGCCCTAGAAGAGCTGCGGCTGCGGGCGGATACGCTACGCTGCCGCAGCATCCTCTTCATCGTGCGTGCCATGGAGGTCATGCTGGCCATCCGGGGCGGGCGGTTCGACGAGGCGGAGGAAGCGGCCACGGCGTGTTTCGAGCTCGGAGGGGAGGTGGGTGATGCGGACGCCCTGGCCTACCGGGGCGCTCATCTGTGCGCCATCCGTTTCTTCCAAGGGCGGGAAGCCGAGCTCGCCGACCTGGTGTCGTCGATTGCCACCTCACCGACTCTAATCGAGCAGCGGGAGCGGGCGTTCGGCGCCGCGGCCACGCTGTTTGCCCTCCGGGCGGGGAGGCCGGAGCCGGCCCACGCCTTGCTCGAGCGCGTAAGACGCAACGGACTCGCCTCCATACCCTTCTCGAGCTCCTGGCTTCTCACCATGCTCGTCCTAGTGGAACTCGCCTCGGCTCTGGGCGATGGCGAGATTGCCGAGGCAGCCCACAACCGGCTGCTTCCCTATGCCGACCTCCCCATCATCGCGTCCCTCGCTGTGGTTTGCTTCGGATCTGTCCGGCGCGCGCTAGGAGCGGCGGCCCTCGCCTGCGGAAAGCTCGACCTCGCCATTGAGCACTTTACGGGCGCCCTGGCCGCCAACGAGCGATGGGGGCACCGTCCGGCCGTAGCTCTGGTCAAGGCCGAGCTGGGCTTGGCGCTTCTTCGACGGGGGGGCAGCGATGACGTCCCCCGCAGCCGCACTCTCCTTCAGCAGGCGGTGGCAGCCGGCAAGGCCATGGCGATGACGAAGCGGGTGGAAGGCTGGCGGGCGGCGCTGGCTCGTGCGGAATCGGGAGCACGGGGACGCGAGCCCGATGCCGCACAGATGACGCTCGCGGAGGCCGGGCGCTGGCGCGTGGTCCTGGAAGGCCAGATCGCGACCGTACCTGATCGGGTCGGCATGCGCTACCTCGCTCGCCTCGTGGCGGTCCCGGATCAAAGCATCAGCGCCTTGGCTCTGGTCGCCCAGGGCACGGAGGCTCCGCCCTCCGGCCCCCGGGACGCGCTTCTCGACCACCGGGCGGCGGCGGAGGTTAGGGGGCGGATCCGCCAGCTGAGGCAGCAGCCGGAACTCTCGGCGAGTGAGCAAGAGGAGCTGGCGGCCCTGACTCAGGAACTGGCCCGCGCCACGGGTCTTGGCGGCCGCATACGGTCGTTCGCGGATGTACCGGAGCGGGCCAGGACGGCAGTGCGCAAGGCGATCAAGCGGGCGATCGACGAGATCTCCGTCGCCAACCCCGTCGTCGGCCGGCACTTGGCGGGCCGCGTCGGCACGGGGGCCCTCTGCTGCTACCGCGTGCATAGCGCGCCCCCCTCGGACGCGCCCTGACTAGACGACGCGCCCGCGGGCGGCGAGTTCCTGCGCCGACTCGGGTTCCCTGCGTAGACGCGGCTCCAGGCGGTTCTTGGGGATGAGGCCCGCCAGACAGCGGTCTCCGATGCTTGAAGACGCGAGGGCATGCGTCTTGTAACGCGTGGATGACCCTGCCCCTGGCCGCCTGAAGTACCATCATGGCGCTGTCATGGCCGACACTTGCCGCCACTGATCGTAAGGAGACACCGATGAGTCCCCACAACCGGGTTGCCGTCGTCACCGGGGCCGGCACAGGCATCGGGAAGGCCTCGTCTCTGGCGCTGCTCAACGATGGCTACCGAGTGGTGCTCGCTGGGCGCCGCCAGGACGTGCTGGAGCAAACCGCCAGGGACGCCGGCCCGGCTGCGTCGCGCGCCCTGACCGTGCCTACCGACGTGACCAACCCTTCCGCGGTGAGCGAGCTGTTCGCTCGAACGAAGGATGCCTTCGGGCGCCTGGACGTGCTGTTCAACAATGCCGGCAAAGGCGCGCCCCCGGTCCCGATCGAAGACTTGACCTACGAGCAGTGGAAGCGAGTGGTGGACGTCAACCTGAACGGGATGTTCCTTTGTTCGCAGGAGGCTATCCGGATGATGAAGAGCCAGGACCCGCAGGGTGGCCGCATCATCAACAACGGATCGATCGCGGCCCACGCTCCGCGGCCGAATTCCGCGCCCTACACGGCGACGAAACACGCCGTCACGGGGCTCACCAAGTGCATCTCTCTCGAGGGACGGAAGCACGACATCGCCTGCAGCCAGATCGACGTCGGCAACGCGCTGACCGAGCTAGCAGCGAAAATGGGGACAGGCGTCCCGCAGGCCGACGGCTCGATCAAGGTTGAGCCGTTGATGGACGTTGCACACGTGGGGAGGGCCGTGCTCTACATGGCAAACCTGCCCTTGGACGCGAACGTCCAATTCATGACGATCATGGCCACGAAGATGCCTTTCGTGGGGAGGGGCTAGGCCGGTCACTCCAGAAGCCCAAGATTGACGCGCCGCGTTGCGGGAAGCCTTCAGGGCGGGCGGGACCGATCAAGGACGCGGCTTTGCGGTCCACTTTCCATCGGCCGTCTTGACCAGGTCGACCCAGCCCTCCTCTGGAGTGCCGAACGGGAGGCCTGAGGCGTGCAGGCGGCCGCTGTCGCGGATCTGCTTGTACGTCTTCGCGTCGATCGATTCGGGATCGGAGTACTTGATGCGGTAACCCGGCGGGCGTTTGCCCACTTGCCCGCGTATTTCCATAACGAAGGCGACGTACATGAAACCGAACTCGGGGTGGTCCTTCACCTTGACCAGGAACTCGTCGAGTGTGCCTTTGTTGGGCGGCTTTGACCCCCAGCTGTCCGGGGGACCAAGGGCGATGCTGACAGCCGGATTGTCGAGCCAGTCCTGGGTCGGGAACTTATTGTCCGGAAGCCACGCACTCGACGTCGATCCGGGCGGATCCCACACGCGGATTTGGCGATCGATCTCGTACCCCGAGCTCGTCACAAGGTTGTCACGGTCCGTGGGGCTTCCGGGGCTGGTGTTAATCTTGACTTGATTGACTCCGTCAACCAGGACCTCACCCTGGAAGTTCGCGTGCGGCAGCCATGAACTCCCGCCCCCGGCAACCATCTCGAGGACCTTGGCGTCTATCTCGTTGCCGCCGTACTTCAGCAGAGCTACATCAAGCCCGGTCTGGTGGTATTTCAGCTGGAAGGGAGCGGTGATGCTCCAGGAGATGAACGTGAAGGAGCCCACGGGGCTTAGCCAGGTCTCGTCGTAGCTCCCTTCGCGGTCCTTGAGCTCCCGCTCGCTCGCATCGTAGCTGATCCCCTTGTCGACCCTGCAGGGTGGCCCGGGAGGCACGGGCGGGGACTCGCCCAAAGCGACGATCTTCAGATCCGTGGACTGCTCGCCGTATCGGTGCTTCATGCTCATCACCCTGCCGCCATCCACGATCCAGCCACTCTCTCCGGTAAGAGTCGCCGGGTGGCGGATGTTGAGCTTGAGGCGGTAGGTGGTGTCCTGAGCTGACAGGCCGGGATCGAAGGAGTTTTTTGCGCTCCCGTCCTTGAAGGTGACCACGATGTCATCTCTCTTGAGCGCGTAGCTCCCTTCGCCAGAGAGGTTGTCGTAGAGGAAGTGGCCCTTGGCCTTCATCTTGCCGCTGCCCGAGGCGCTCCATTGCAGTCCGCCCGACTTGACAACATACGCCCGGCGGGCGTCGTCGTACGTAAGCCTGGCCTCGACAGAGGCGAAGTAGGAGCTGGTGGTTGGCGGGATCGTCGCCGCCATCCCGGCGACGGGCGTGGACATCATCTGGGTGACGGTCTCGCCGGTGGTCTTGGGGAGCTTGGGGAGTTTGTCGACTTTGCCGGAGAAGGCGTCCGATAAGAGAGAGTCGAGGCTGCGGAGCCCCTGCAGGCCAGCGGCAATGCCGCCCGCGCCCGAGAGGGTAGCGCCCCCGCCGAAGAGGTCGATCTCCGTGCCGCACCTGGCTGCCATTCCGTCCTGCTCGTTGTAGTCGATGTAGATCGTGATCTCGTCGACGTTTCCCGCCGCGAGGAGGAGGGCTAGCCCTGCCGTCAGCGCGATCATCGAGTCCCCCTCGGTCTGGGCGAGGCCGATGGTGTCGGCGAGGGCAAGTCGCGCGCCACCATCAGGTAGACCTCCGTCGTCTTCCGGAGTGGGTTGGTGAACGCGTCCACCCGGAGCAGCCGATCACCCTTCCGGTAAATCAGCACGTTTCCGGTCGGGCGTTCCGAGATGAGGTCGGGATCGATCGTCCAGTGTTCGTGGGCGGCGAAATCCGCGTAGAAGCGCGCCACCTGTGCCGGCCCATCGTTCGTACGAAGATGGGCGAGCGCGCCGGCCGCGCTCATCCGATAGCTTTCCTTGAGGGTCGGGTGGTAGCGGGC contains:
- a CDS encoding helix-turn-helix domain-containing protein → MAICAYRFRAYPTPRQQRRLAREFGAARWVYNRGLETIS
- a CDS encoding pre-toxin TG domain-containing protein; the encoded protein is MSAPDFELHPIEAPFEVPHLDPTTPPGDPVAQDGGVLVPPAAGADASPTYISQAVLEADTKLASSLLNLVPVVGEVKGVIEAFTGKDLITGEHKVWWERGLNIAALAEAEEGPAIVVKVVETIHVVHELVHVAHVGIDIYELNEAAERSGEGKDGGVGEGTGQGDLGGLNPPPSLPH
- a CDS encoding AAA family ATPase, with translation MRPAARTAFVGRSIELNQLMRMLGAARHGEGQVALIEGPAGIGKTRLAEEIVMRAQRRGARVAIGRCWEDGEAPPLWPWLNILRDLRAPDGLLEEREGDASRGRFSRFLAVLEFFQLAPRNAPFVIVLDDVNVADSVTLLLARFLARERRRVPLLMLLTRRDQGPPQSKEVLELLSELGRDAMVITLPALSEDAIRSYFSASGLTPPEPQLLRCVATVTKGNPLHLRSLTLRSELDAGGVVGGVDHVVGALLEGLSPEDRKLLALAALLGPDVSAHEVARLAMSSPAEAAELLAKATKLGLVTELESGRFGFLHDLFRQTAMSTLLEKDRLDAHARATVLLSGHEPVKMLRRVHHALAAASRSLADASTAVAIAREAARTLRATDGFEPAAALLGRAVEIHDDAGLTNPAAELVVERAESVLACGRLAEARPLFQQAARVAGAEKNSVALARAALGLGGVWVGEHRLADDGERVRALQRGALEGLPLQETALRTRLAARLAAEEAYRGGSVAPVLEVVEAARGTGDSHALAEALSLCHHALLTPEHTWCRPALANELIAAAAAAGDGLLSLVGLCWRTVDLFLLGDPSAGIALEELRLRADTLRCRSILFIVRAMEVMLAIRGGRFDEAEEAATACFELGGEVGDADALAYRGAHLCAIRFFQGREAELADLVSSIATSPTLIEQRERAFGAAATLFALRAGRPEPAHALLERVRRNGLASIPFSSSWLLTMLVLVELASALGDGEIAEAAHNRLLPYADLPIIASLAVVCFGSVRRALGAAALACGKLDLAIEHFTGALAANERWGHRPAVALVKAELGLALLRRGGSDDVPRSRTLLQQAVAAGKAMAMTKRVEGWRAALARAESGARGREPDAAQMTLAEAGRWRVVLEGQIATVPDRVGMRYLARLVAVPDQSISALALVAQGTEAPPSGPRDALLDHRAAAEVRGRIRQLRQQPELSASEQEELAALTQELARATGLGGRIRSFADVPERARTAVRKAIKRAIDEISVANPVVGRHLAGRVGTGALCCYRVHSAPPSDAP
- a CDS encoding SDR family oxidoreductase, translated to MSPHNRVAVVTGAGTGIGKASSLALLNDGYRVVLAGRRQDVLEQTARDAGPAASRALTVPTDVTNPSAVSELFARTKDAFGRLDVLFNNAGKGAPPVPIEDLTYEQWKRVVDVNLNGMFLCSQEAIRMMKSQDPQGGRIINNGSIAAHAPRPNSAPYTATKHAVTGLTKCISLEGRKHDIACSQIDVGNALTELAAKMGTGVPQADGSIKVEPLMDVAHVGRAVLYMANLPLDANVQFMTIMATKMPFVGRG